The following coding sequences are from one Myxococcales bacterium window:
- a CDS encoding pyridoxamine 5'-phosphate oxidase family protein, whose protein sequence is MGPTKTYPSDIAFSPAVKEVQRRQGSRAAYARLEKSGGWNTAIDAALGAFIADQTSFFLATANAEGQPYIQHRGGPPGFLRVIDEHTLGFADFRGNRQYISVGNLSENPKVNLFLIDYEERSRVKIWGEARVVEDDPALLASLKVEGYKATIERAIVIDVCAWDANCPQHIPQRFDAEDVARMLARKDETIAELEAQLRALRKRS, encoded by the coding sequence ATGGGACCAACGAAGACCTACCCCAGCGACATTGCGTTCAGTCCTGCCGTCAAGGAGGTGCAGCGGCGGCAGGGATCGCGGGCCGCGTACGCGCGTCTCGAAAAGTCGGGAGGCTGGAATACGGCGATCGACGCGGCGCTGGGGGCATTCATCGCGGACCAGACGAGTTTCTTTCTGGCCACAGCCAACGCGGAGGGCCAGCCGTACATCCAGCACCGCGGCGGTCCACCGGGGTTTCTGCGCGTGATCGACGAGCACACGCTGGGCTTCGCAGATTTTCGCGGAAATCGCCAATACATCAGCGTCGGAAATCTCTCCGAAAATCCGAAGGTGAACCTGTTTCTCATCGACTACGAAGAAAGATCCCGCGTGAAGATCTGGGGAGAGGCCCGCGTCGTCGAGGACGATCCCGCGCTGCTGGCGTCTCTGAAAGTGGAGGGCTACAAGGCGACGATCGAGCGCGCGATCGTGATCGACGTCTGCGCGTGGGATGCGAACTGCCCGCAACACATCCCACAGCGCTTCGACGCCGAAGATGTCGCCCGGATGCTCGCCCGCAAGGATGAGACGATCGCAGAGCTGGAAGCGCAGCTGCGGGCGTTGCGGAAGCGAAGCTGA
- a CDS encoding trypsin-like serine protease yields MIFVGSNGIVCTGTAVADTVVVTAAHCISNTGTKTIDVNGQTIELPVFTGGTVEAFKRGQTFRISTDERVTPSAASAAQQFKQFTIQNAVIHYSWEAQIKKAGALTVRELSLGGAADLAVLTTKESLRKAFKELRFAKIDTATVHPLTTVTFVGYGCNASGTDAQGRIVFESSNTFTAEYGTSFVLTKDQTTDVLSNFYQGDLSAVASSLQKGNHLMAGSGFSLPGLCPGDSGGPVFREDSDSLIGVNSGTEYAPAANTSGSLLNRVTRLDTPEVRSFLRRQAQ; encoded by the coding sequence TTGATCTTCGTAGGAAGCAACGGAATCGTCTGCACCGGGACGGCCGTGGCAGACACAGTGGTCGTGACGGCCGCCCACTGCATTTCCAATACGGGAACCAAGACGATCGACGTCAATGGACAGACCATCGAGCTGCCTGTGTTTACAGGCGGAACCGTCGAGGCCTTCAAACGAGGCCAAACATTCCGCATTTCGACCGATGAACGCGTGACGCCGTCGGCGGCCTCGGCGGCGCAGCAGTTCAAGCAATTCACGATCCAAAACGCGGTCATCCATTACAGCTGGGAAGCCCAGATCAAGAAGGCCGGCGCCTTGACGGTGCGCGAACTCTCCCTCGGCGGGGCGGCGGACTTAGCGGTGCTCACGACGAAGGAGAGCTTGAGAAAGGCCTTCAAGGAGCTTCGCTTTGCGAAAATCGACACGGCGACGGTACACCCGCTAACGACGGTCACCTTCGTTGGGTACGGATGTAATGCGAGTGGAACCGACGCTCAGGGTCGCATTGTCTTCGAGAGCAGCAACACGTTCACAGCCGAGTACGGCACGTCCTTCGTGTTGACGAAAGACCAGACCACCGATGTCCTTTCCAACTTCTATCAGGGTGACCTAAGCGCAGTGGCGTCGTCCCTCCAAAAGGGGAATCATCTGATGGCGGGTAGCGGGTTCAGTCTCCCGGGGCTCTGCCCGGGAGACTCGGGTGGACCGGTTTTCCGCGAAGATTCCGACAGCCTGATTGGCGTCAACTCGGGAACGGAATACGCGCCGGCCGCGAACACGTCTGGTTCGCTGCTCAACAGGGTGACTCGGCTCGACACCCCCGAGGTACGGTCCTTCCTGCGCCGACAGGCCCAATGA
- a CDS encoding sigma 54-interacting transcriptional regulator, with translation MNQSLLPRVLVSVAQNRTLSEVLDAIVSGITACHDVVLARIWLEGPGDDCASCAFRPECPNQERCLHLAASAGIETERGTAPARLDGAFRRFPLGVRKIGRVGKAGEPLLIEHVRGDEDWVARPAWMKAAGIQTFAAQPLVFRGQVLGVLAIFDKGALTKEDFDWLRVVADHAAVSIANARAFEEIESLKARLEEENRYLREEVTSALGVGDIIGGSAGLKKVTEQIRLVAPTTATVLVMGESGTGKELVARAIHENSDRRDRPFVKVNCGAIPESLFESEFFGHVKGAFTGALRDKPGRFELANGGTLLLDEIGEVPLGMQAKLLRVLQEQEIERVGDTRVRKIDVRIIAATNRDLKAESARGRFREDLYYRLSVFPIDIPPLRDRREDIAPLAAHFALQAARRMNRPAPRLSAAMTLQLARHDWPGNVRELQHAVERAVILSKGGQLRFDFLGSQTSPELRSAAPAPTSAVLTREELRQAERDSITRALEQSRGKIFGPDGAAELLGMKPTTLASRIKALGIARPRA, from the coding sequence GTGAACCAATCGCTCCTGCCGCGGGTCCTGGTGTCGGTGGCGCAGAACCGAACGCTCTCGGAGGTCCTGGACGCCATCGTCAGCGGCATCACCGCGTGCCACGACGTCGTCTTGGCCCGCATCTGGCTGGAGGGTCCGGGCGACGACTGCGCCTCGTGCGCGTTCCGGCCCGAGTGCCCGAATCAAGAGCGGTGTCTGCACCTGGCGGCGAGCGCGGGGATCGAGACCGAGCGCGGCACGGCGCCCGCGCGGCTCGACGGCGCCTTCCGACGGTTTCCGCTCGGCGTGCGCAAGATTGGTCGCGTTGGCAAAGCGGGCGAGCCACTGCTCATCGAACATGTGCGCGGCGACGAAGACTGGGTGGCTCGCCCCGCGTGGATGAAAGCCGCGGGGATCCAAACCTTCGCCGCTCAGCCGCTGGTCTTTCGCGGACAAGTCCTGGGCGTCCTGGCCATCTTCGACAAGGGAGCGTTGACGAAGGAAGACTTCGATTGGCTGCGCGTCGTGGCCGATCACGCAGCCGTCAGCATCGCCAATGCGCGGGCGTTCGAGGAAATCGAGTCATTGAAGGCACGCCTGGAGGAAGAGAACCGCTACCTACGAGAGGAGGTCACGTCCGCGCTGGGCGTGGGCGACATCATCGGGGGCAGCGCGGGCCTGAAGAAGGTCACCGAACAAATCCGTCTGGTCGCCCCGACGACCGCGACGGTCCTGGTCATGGGGGAAAGCGGTACCGGGAAGGAATTGGTGGCGCGGGCCATTCACGAAAACAGCGACCGTCGCGATCGTCCGTTCGTGAAGGTCAACTGCGGCGCGATTCCAGAATCGCTCTTCGAGAGCGAGTTCTTCGGTCACGTCAAGGGTGCATTCACCGGGGCGCTTCGTGACAAACCCGGGCGTTTCGAGCTCGCCAACGGCGGGACACTCTTGCTGGATGAGATCGGCGAAGTGCCGCTGGGAATGCAGGCGAAGCTGCTTCGCGTGTTGCAAGAGCAAGAGATCGAACGCGTGGGTGACACGCGCGTACGCAAGATTGACGTACGCATCATCGCGGCCACCAACCGAGACCTGAAAGCCGAAAGCGCGCGCGGGCGCTTTCGCGAGGATCTCTACTATCGGCTCAGCGTGTTTCCGATCGACATCCCACCCCTGCGCGACCGTCGCGAGGACATCGCGCCTCTGGCGGCCCACTTCGCGTTGCAAGCCGCGCGACGCATGAACCGCCCGGCGCCGCGTCTGAGCGCGGCCATGACGCTGCAGCTCGCCCGGCACGATTGGCCCGGCAACGTGCGGGAGCTGCAACACGCGGTCGAACGCGCCGTCATCCTGTCCAAGGGTGGTCAGCTGCGGTTCGATTTCCTCGGGTCGCAAACATCGCCAGAACTTCGTTCAGCAGCGCCCGCACCGACGTCGGCGGTGCTCACCCGGGAGGAGCTCCGCCAGGCCGAGCGCGACAGCATCACCCGGGCGCTCGAACAATCGCGCGGGAAGATTTTCGGGCCCGACGGCGCGGCGGAACTGCTGGGCATGAAGCCCACGACGCTCGCCTCGCGCATCAAGGCGCTGGGGATTGCGCGACCGCGCGCGTGA
- a CDS encoding nuclear transport factor 2 family protein, producing MTRPPVPPFDRQSATRKARLAEDAWNQRDPDKVVLAYTEDSHWRNRSEFLQGRAAIHAFLVRKWSSEIDYRLIKEVWAFSDSRIAVRFVYECRDSEGLWKRAYGNEQWDFDENGLMRRREASINDVTISESDRLFRWPLGRRPDPHPGLTELGL from the coding sequence ATGACACGCCCGCCTGTCCCCCCGTTCGATCGTCAATCGGCCACGCGCAAGGCGCGTCTTGCCGAGGACGCCTGGAACCAGCGCGATCCCGACAAGGTCGTGCTGGCCTACACGGAAGACAGCCATTGGCGGAATCGGTCCGAGTTTCTCCAGGGGCGCGCTGCCATCCACGCTTTCCTCGTTCGCAAGTGGAGCTCCGAGATCGACTACCGGCTGATCAAAGAGGTTTGGGCGTTTTCGGACAGCCGCATCGCTGTGCGCTTTGTCTACGAGTGTCGGGACAGCGAGGGTCTCTGGAAGCGCGCGTACGGCAACGAGCAATGGGACTTCGACGAGAACGGATTGATGCGGCGACGTGAGGCCAGCATCAACGACGTCACGATCAGCGAATCCGATCGGCTGTTCCGCTGGCCGCTCGGGCGACGCCCCGACCCTCACCCGGGATTGACCGAGCTCGGACTCTGA
- a CDS encoding DUF3520 domain-containing protein, whose amino-acid sequence MTNSTRLRGRHGSERLGDVNRLGVDESGSGFVGAPRVSAATPATLVALYEIRSAADTNVLPQLRYQTTGVPRGSELAFVKVRHKAPAGGRSQLSTLVGADSAAGAPPSPAFTFSPAVAAFG is encoded by the coding sequence TTGACCAATTCGACGCGGCTGCGCGGCAGACACGGAAGCGAACGCCTGGGCGACGTCAATCGCCTAGGCGTCGACGAAAGTGGTTCGGGGTTCGTGGGTGCCCCGCGGGTCAGCGCGGCAACGCCGGCGACCCTCGTGGCGCTTTACGAGATCCGCTCCGCCGCCGACACGAACGTGCTCCCGCAGTTGCGGTACCAGACCACGGGCGTGCCGCGCGGGAGCGAGCTGGCCTTCGTGAAGGTTCGCCACAAAGCCCCGGCGGGCGGACGGAGTCAGCTTTCCACGCTCGTGGGCGCCGATTCCGCGGCTGGTGCCCCGCCCTCCCCGGCCTTCACGTTCTCGCCGGCGGTGGCAGCCTTTGGGTAG
- a CDS encoding PEP/pyruvate-binding domain-containing protein — protein MKRFASTLCFAHGCFLLALAACGGDEAVSGQPCPFFAPVEDAPSAEVCAVAVEVESDFWRAAGSSRQRHLSDEAAAEERPGRFVVTTSTGTPTLKAHWLSNAALERWAPQAAQTGTWPAAVRSHAQLHPGVETVVAFGEARLIDAGALGPVYAYRWVPEPGAPLAADQVACAVFEPSHDAVAASLPFTNVFFTPKAGQDTSECFLPALKVDLFRPEYELYNAGVSFGRVRLYNAQQFAQAEATFAFGWQDVLVLDEAPFDLTTVVSGVVTGTRQGQLSHVNIRSAARGTPNCFVRSPLARLAAWKDRLVRFACTDTGLEVREATPDEANAFWASFKKPPQDLPPYRAEPLPLVDLLALETTSPEQRAAAVSAYGAKGTNLATLNQRIAQEVTLPGFLVPISAYLEHVSRAAVSVRLASKTVKGTVATALPEVLADAEFKASAKRRNDVLTAFRRAIAQTPCSPALIEAVRAQILARGPAELMWRFRSSSNAEDILGFNGAGLYTSESGCLADEVDGDGQGPSRCDADKKREHTVCAALRTVWASVWNFRAFEERDFSGIPHERVGMGVLVNLRSKNERSNAVAFSGNPNNPADNRIFVDSQIGTLEVVAPEPGTWPESVRLTSAPQGTQIERVRRSSALPNGEVMSDAELTALVAAMQSVLAVFPRDAQASPGRSVIFDTEWKVLEDGRLIIKQIRPYLR, from the coding sequence ATGAAGCGGTTCGCCTCGACCCTGTGTTTTGCGCACGGCTGCTTCCTGTTGGCGCTTGCCGCTTGTGGGGGCGACGAGGCGGTCTCGGGTCAGCCTTGCCCCTTCTTCGCCCCTGTCGAGGACGCCCCCTCGGCGGAGGTGTGTGCCGTGGCGGTCGAGGTCGAATCCGACTTCTGGCGCGCGGCGGGCAGCTCGCGTCAGCGGCACCTGTCCGACGAGGCCGCCGCGGAGGAGCGCCCCGGGCGCTTCGTCGTGACGACCTCCACGGGCACGCCGACCCTCAAGGCGCACTGGCTCTCGAACGCCGCCCTCGAACGATGGGCGCCCCAGGCTGCCCAGACCGGCACATGGCCCGCCGCCGTTCGCAGCCACGCCCAGCTCCATCCCGGTGTGGAGACGGTGGTTGCGTTTGGCGAGGCGCGCCTGATCGACGCGGGCGCCCTGGGGCCCGTCTACGCTTACCGGTGGGTGCCAGAGCCGGGCGCTCCGCTCGCGGCCGACCAGGTGGCCTGTGCGGTCTTCGAGCCGAGCCACGACGCCGTGGCTGCCAGTTTGCCCTTCACCAACGTCTTTTTCACCCCGAAGGCGGGCCAAGACACATCCGAGTGTTTTTTGCCCGCCCTGAAGGTGGACCTGTTTCGGCCCGAGTACGAACTTTACAACGCGGGCGTGTCTTTCGGGCGCGTGCGCCTTTACAACGCGCAGCAGTTCGCGCAGGCCGAGGCGACGTTTGCCTTTGGTTGGCAAGACGTGCTGGTGCTCGATGAAGCGCCGTTTGATCTCACGACCGTGGTGTCGGGCGTGGTCACCGGCACCCGCCAGGGGCAGCTCTCGCACGTCAACATCCGCAGCGCTGCCCGCGGAACGCCCAATTGCTTCGTGAGGTCGCCGCTGGCCCGGCTGGCGGCCTGGAAAGATCGCCTCGTGCGCTTCGCGTGCACGGACACGGGCCTCGAGGTCCGTGAGGCCACGCCGGACGAAGCCAACGCGTTCTGGGCCTCCTTCAAAAAGCCGCCCCAGGATCTGCCACCCTACCGGGCCGAGCCGCTACCCCTGGTGGATCTTCTGGCCCTGGAAACGACCAGCCCTGAGCAGCGCGCGGCCGCGGTGTCCGCTTACGGCGCCAAAGGCACGAACCTCGCCACGCTCAACCAGAGGATCGCACAGGAGGTGACGTTGCCGGGATTCCTCGTCCCCATTTCGGCCTACCTGGAGCACGTCAGCCGCGCCGCCGTGTCGGTGCGGCTGGCCTCCAAAACCGTCAAGGGCACGGTGGCCACGGCCCTGCCCGAAGTGCTTGCCGACGCGGAATTCAAGGCTTCGGCGAAACGGCGCAACGACGTGCTCACCGCGTTTCGTCGGGCCATTGCGCAAACGCCCTGCAGCCCCGCACTCATCGAAGCGGTGAGAGCCCAGATCTTGGCACGCGGTCCCGCCGAGCTCATGTGGCGCTTCCGCAGCAGCAGCAACGCGGAGGACATCCTCGGCTTCAACGGTGCGGGCCTTTACACCTCCGAGTCAGGCTGCCTGGCCGACGAGGTGGATGGGGACGGACAGGGGCCCAGCCGCTGCGACGCCGACAAAAAACGTGAACACACGGTTTGTGCAGCCCTGCGCACGGTCTGGGCTTCGGTGTGGAACTTTCGGGCGTTCGAAGAGCGGGACTTTTCGGGCATTCCACACGAACGCGTTGGCATGGGGGTTCTCGTCAACCTGCGCAGCAAGAACGAGCGCTCGAACGCGGTGGCGTTTTCTGGCAACCCCAACAACCCGGCTGACAACCGCATCTTCGTGGACAGCCAGATCGGCACCCTGGAGGTGGTGGCCCCCGAGCCCGGCACGTGGCCCGAGAGCGTGCGCCTGACCTCCGCCCCTCAAGGCACCCAAATAGAGCGGGTACGTCGCTCGAGCGCCCTGCCAAACGGTGAGGTGATGAGCGACGCGGAGCTGACCGCCCTGGTCGCGGCCATGCAAAGCGTGCTGGCGGTTTTCCCACGCGACGCACAGGCCTCGCCCGGCCGGAGCGTCATCTTCGACACCGAGTGGAAGGTGCTCGAGGACGGTCGCCTCATCATCAAGCAGATCCGCCCGTACCTCCGCTAG
- a CDS encoding carboxymuconolactone decarboxylase family protein: MSKLAIPATVDATPAASQPLLAAVKNQLGSVPNLFRLLGTSPASLEGYLGLSGALGKGELDVKTRQRLAIRVAELNGCDYCLSAHTYLGQNLAKLDENELAAAREGRSADPKADAALRFATEVVRARGHVSAAALSAARAGGLSDAQVIEVVLHVAVNTLTNYVNTVAGTDVDFPRLSAHAAYDDLCAVAVSMGERVASDGVSSSRYADRLFRFSSAEAKAMFDADPGAFVSKADARWPLP, translated from the coding sequence ATGTCCAAGCTCGCGATCCCCGCCACCGTCGACGCCACCCCTGCCGCCTCCCAGCCGCTCCTCGCGGCGGTGAAGAATCAGCTAGGCTCGGTCCCCAACCTTTTTCGCTTGCTCGGTACCAGCCCGGCTTCGCTCGAGGGTTACTTGGGGCTCAGTGGTGCGCTCGGCAAGGGCGAGCTCGATGTGAAGACGCGCCAACGCCTGGCCATCCGCGTGGCGGAGCTCAATGGCTGCGACTACTGCCTGTCCGCGCACACGTACCTCGGGCAGAACCTGGCGAAGCTCGACGAAAACGAGCTGGCGGCGGCCAGAGAAGGTCGCTCCGCGGATCCCAAGGCCGACGCGGCCCTTCGCTTCGCGACCGAGGTGGTGCGCGCCCGTGGGCATGTCTCGGCGGCGGCGTTGTCGGCGGCGCGGGCAGGGGGATTGAGCGACGCGCAGGTGATCGAGGTCGTTCTTCACGTGGCAGTCAACACGCTCACCAACTATGTGAACACGGTCGCCGGCACGGACGTCGACTTCCCGCGCCTCTCGGCCCACGCCGCCTACGACGACTTGTGCGCGGTTGCGGTGTCGATGGGTGAGCGGGTTGCGTCCGACGGTGTGTCGTCGAGCCGCTACGCCGATCGCCTGTTTCGTTTCTCGAGCGCCGAAGCCAAGGCCATGTTCGATGCCGATCCGGGCGCGTTCGTGAGCAAGGCGGACGCGCGGTGGCCCTTGCCGTGA